Proteins encoded together in one Juglans regia cultivar Chandler chromosome 9, Walnut 2.0, whole genome shotgun sequence window:
- the LOC118349443 gene encoding uncharacterized protein LOC118349443: MDLIEYYKLQTLTQFISMQFLKKVTQLVLPVSVFSFFFSHSSSFSFPQSFDFLSAFPLQLFGHTIDKNCIFLLCNGLLVLLAKYSGLIRSLSGSYQTTEAMLENKVMVEIVGFAENVALRQRREIDYLIKDVKKEIEKTTVEEGGESRKFDDFIRRVKEEIRIEAQRQLVMV, encoded by the exons ATGGATCTAATTGAGTACTACAAACTACAAACCCTGACTCAATTTATAAGCATGCAGTTTCTAAAGAAGGTGACACAGTTGGTACTCCCAGTTTctgtgttttctttcttcttttctcactCATCCTCGTTTTCTTTCCCCCAGTCTTTTGACTTCTTATCCGCATTCCCTTTGCAACTATTTGGCCACACTATTGACAAAAACTGCATATTCCTCCTTTGCAATGGACTCTTGGTTCTCCTTGCAAAATACTCTGGTCTAATAAGATCTCTGTCAGGGTCTTATCAG ACCACAGAGGCAATGTTGGAGAACAAGGTTATGGTAGAAATCGTCGGTTTTGCAGAGAATGTTGCCCTGAGACAAAGGAGAGAAATAGACTATTTGATCAAAgatgtgaaaaaagaaattgaaaagacaACTGTGGAGGAAGGAGGAGAAAGCAG AAAGTTTGATGATTTTATTAGAAGGGTGAAGGAAGAAATAAGAATTGAAGCTCAGCGACAGCTAGTTATGGTCTAG
- the LOC108994465 gene encoding uncharacterized PE-PGRS family protein PE_PGRS54, which translates to MDDGEGGFGEGADQMDQFHRNEAISAVAEEVFLGEEDDDYEDLYNDVNVGEGFLQSLRKGEEIGFRNDEKEKVESLPRVAPEQHGVSIPGVGEDSDGGGVRPSGSQINQGVRGNDVKGTDESEAGGVRVELGQGSMISKMNEVEEQSGNNISSLGVQGIVGGQQSHGGAVGNVGKVGNEALVRQTSGGGGGNVNGIAGNGVANNRGVGSVGGGVISGGGGGGGGGGTILFVGDLHWWTTDAELEVELCKYGLVKEVKFFDEKASGKSKGYCQVEFFDPAAATVCKEGMNGHLFNGRPCVVAFASPYSVKRMGEAQVNRNQQTTTTAPARRGPNDAAGKPSGNNIATGGNYQGGDNNRGYGRGNWGRGNMQGGMGNRGPAGPMRNRGGMGGRGIMGNGGNGFVQGNGFGQGIGATPPLLHHQSMMGQGFDPAFGGPMGRMGGYGGFPGAPTPPFSGILSSFPPVGGVGLPGVAPHVNPAFFGRGMPMNGMGMMPTSGVDGPNMGMWSDPSMGAWGGEDHGGGRAGESSYGEEAASDHQYGEASHDRAGWSNAVKEKDRVSERDWSGSSDRRYRDDRDPGYDRDRPREKDADHDHDWSERRNRDDRDIGRERERERDLDREHSRDRDRDRDRERDRDRERDRDRYREDRERHADHHRNRDREMDQEDEWERGRTSKAHTHSKSRISQEEEHRSRSRDADYGKRRRLTSE; encoded by the coding sequence ATGGATGACGGTGAGGGAGGGTTCGGGGAGGGCGCGGATCAGATGGATCAGTTCCATCGCAACGAGGCAATCTCGGCTGTTGCCGAAGAGGTTTTCCTTGGTGAAGAGGACGACGACTACGAGGATTTGTACAACGACGTGAATGTTGGGGAGGGGTTCTTACAATCTCTGAGAAAGGGCGAGGAAATAGGGTTTAGGAATGATGAGAAGGAGAAGGTAGAGTCGTTACCAAGGGTAGCACCGGAGCAGCACGGCGTGTCGATACCAGGCGTTGGTGAGGATAGTGATGGCGGTGGGGTCAGGCCTTCTGGGTCTCAGATTAACCAAGGGGTTAGAGGAAATGACGTGAAAGGGACGGATGAATCGGAGGCTGGTGGGGTTAGGGTTGAGTTAGGGCAAGGGAGCATGATAAGTAAGATGAATGAGGTGGAGGAGCAAAGTGGGAATAATATTAGTAGTTTAGGGGTTCAAGGGATTGTTGGGGGGCAGCAATCACATGGTGGCGCTGTAGGGAATGTAGGGAAGGTGGGGAATGAGGCTTTGGTGAGGCAAACTAGTGGAGGAGGGGGAGGAAATGTGAATGGGATTGCTGGTAATGGGGTTGCGAATAATCGTGGTGTTGGTAGTGTTGGTGGTGGCGTTAttagtggaggaggaggaggtggtggtggtggtggaacaATACTGTTTGTGGGCGATTTGCATTGGTGGACCACAGATGCGGAACTGGAAGTGGAGTTGTGTAAGTATGGGCTCGTAAAGGAGGTGAAGTTTTTTGATGAGAAAGCGAGTGGGAAATCAAAAGGCTATTGCCAGGTCGAGTTTTTCGACCCAGCTGCTGCGACTGTGTGTAAGGAGGGGATGAATGGGCATTTGTTTAATGGTAGGCCATGCGTTGTTGCATTTGCATCGCCGTATAGTGTTAAGAGAATGGGTGAGGCTCAAGTGAATAGGAATCAACAAACGACAACAACTGCGCCAGCAAGGAGAGGACCTAATGATGCTGCTGGTAAGCCTAGTGGGAACAACATTGCAACAGGCGGGAATTATCAGGGTGGGGATAATAACAGGGGTTATGGGAGAGGGAATTGGGGAAGAGGTAATATGCAAGGAGGAATGGGGAATAGAGGGCCAGCTGGGCCAATGAGGAATAGGGGTGGGATGGGAGGGAGGGGTATAATGGGGAATGGTGGTAATGGGTTTGTTCAGGGTAATGGGTTTGGTCAGGGTATTGGTGCAACCCCGCCTTTGTTGCACCATCAGTCTATGATGGGTCAGGGTTTTGATCCTGCATTTGGTGGGCCTATGGGGAGAATGGGTGGCTATGGAGGCTTTCCGGGTGCTCCAACACCTCCATTCTCGGGGATTTTGTCTTCTTTTCCCCCTGTGGGAGGTGTTGGTTTGCCTGGAGTAGCCCCTCATGTGAATCCAGCATTCTTTGGAAGAGGGATGCCCATGAATGGAATGGGGATGATGCCCACTTCAGGTGTTGATGGCCCTAACATGGGAATGTGGTCAGATCCTAGTATGGGTGCATGGGGTGGTGAAGATCATGGTGGCGGGAGAGCTGGGGAGTCTAGTTATGGGGAGGAAGCTGCATCTGACCATCAATATGGTGAAGCGAGTCATGATAGAGCAGGTTGGTCAAATGCTGTGAAGGAGAAAGATAGAGTTTCAGAAAGGGACTGGTCTGGGTCTTCTGATAGAAGGTATCGGGATGATAGAGATCCAGGTTATGATAGGGACAGGCCTAGAGAAAAAGATGCAGACCATGACCATGACTGGTCGGAAAGAAGGAATCGCGATGATAGAGATATTGGTCGAGAGCGGGAGAGGGAGCGTGATCTGGACCGAGAGCATTCTCGAGATCGGGACCGGGACCGTGACCGTGAGAGGGATCGTGATAGGGAGCGTGACCGTGATAGGTACAGAGAAGACAGAGAGAGGCATGCTGATCATCATAGGAATAGGGACCGTGAAATGGATCAAGAAGATGAATGGGAAAGAGGGCGGACTTCAAAGGCTCACACTCACAGTAAGTCGCGGATATCACAAGAGGAGGAACATCGTTCAAGATCGAGGGATGCTGATTATGGGAAGAGACGGAGGCTTACCTCCGAATAA
- the LOC108994436 gene encoding uncharacterized protein LOC108994436, whose amino-acid sequence MLDMGKTAENRICSSLCFSRTFGLCIAVLVPSLVITFHVSFGLSPFLLSIPILVLSTMFIVTFKKKRVILDDNPVQDDEDLIYDQKILHGKEVGDTLHEPLLETASQTKAARQQENGLMQEYQDESPPDILFSSDSESSNDSIIGENFDLNLMSSNYMEQDEAISDVSVSDEDDDSLIEISLPGSKSGVLDHDQEPKQKPQYSNIHDLLPDSIFQQQSLMELLTEINEMNEEENLIEIDLSKGPHQMFKVRD is encoded by the coding sequence ATGTTGGACATGGGAAAAACAGCTGAGAATCGAATCTGTTCCTCCTTGTGCTTCTCCAGAACCTTTGGGCTATGTATTGCAGTCCTTGTTCCTTCTTTAGTTATCACATTCCATGTTAGTTTTGGGTTGTCTCCTTTCCTTCTTAGCATTCCAATTTTGGTTCTATCAACCATGTTCATTGTCACATTCAAGAAGAAAAGGGTGATTTTGGATGATAATCCAGTGCAAGATGATGAGGATCTCATCTATGACCAGAAAATCCTGCATGGAAAAGAAGTTGGAGACACACTTCATGAGCCATTACTAGAAACAGCTAGCCAGACCAAGGCCGCCCGACAACAAGAAAATGGTCTGATGCAAGAGTACCAAGATGAATCGCCTCCGGATATTCTATTTTCATCAGACAGTGAAAGCAGCAATGACTCTATAATAGGTGAAAACTTTGATCTCAATCTGATGAGTTCCAACTATATGGAACAAGATGAAGCAATCTCAGATGTTTCGGTTtctgatgaagatgatgatagCCTCATTGAAATATCCCTTCCGGGCAGCAAGTCAGGTGTCCTAGATCATGATCAAGAGCCAAAGCAAAAGCCACAGTACTCCAATATTCATGATCTCTTGCCGGATTCAATTTTCCAGCAACAAAGCTTAATGGAGCTCTTGACAGAGATCAATGAAATGAACGAGGAAGAAAATTTGATCGAGATTGATCTTTCAAAGGGACCCCATCAAATGTTCAAGGTTAGAGATTGA
- the LOC108994428 gene encoding uncharacterized protein LOC108994428, translated as MDSSPVPTHPPFEEEDEWDTDGFVIPSLEIGDPDQRKLDAPEVESPKPLSPKAKKEENIYLGPHGAPPSQSKQQEQNSSGRKQRFKQKLKEADRRTSGTVRENKLESLRELVGGGKGTVNMEKGTSKGWLDPHCQESQFEKWNPQ; from the exons ATGGACTCGTCTCCAGTGCCAACCCATCCTccatttgaagaagaagatgagtgGG ATACCGATGGATTCGTGATTCCAAGCTTGGAAATTGGAGACCCAGATCAACGTAAGCTTGATGCTCCAGAAGTAGAATCTCCAAAACCTCTTTCTCCGAAG GCCAAAAAGGAAGAGAACATCTACCTAGGACCACACGGAGCACCCCCTTCCCAGTCAAAGCAGCAAGAGCAGAATTCTTCTGGTCGTAAGCAGCGGTTCAAGCAAAAATTGAAGGAAGCAGACCGGAGGACTAGTGGGACAGTTCGGGAGAATAAGTTAGAAAGTCTTCGAGAACTTGTGGGTGGTGGCAAAGGAACTGTCAACATGGAGAAGGGCACTTCCAAGGGTTGGCTAGACCCACATTGCCAAGAGTCTCAATTTGAAAAGTGGAATCCCCAGTGA
- the LOC108994400 gene encoding two-pore potassium channel 1-like isoform X2 — protein sequence MKLRQLILEEDTSVYCITITTLGYGDESFKTKGGRVFAVFWILASTITLAQFFACIADLNTGSRHRELVKRVLSNWKTIDDELEAIPDESDDLDHDDSCVRAAEIILYKLQEMGKITKDDISLVRAVREEFEHLDIDC from the exons ATGAAGTTGAGACAATTAATATTGGAGGAAGATACAAGTGTTTATTG cattaccatCACAACTCTGGGATACGGAGATGAGAGCTTCAAAACCAAAGGAGGGCGTGTTTTTGCAGTGTTTTGGATACTTGCAAGTACTATTACTTTGGCTCAGTTTTTCGCCTGCATTGCTGACCTAAACACAGGGAGCAGACATAGGGAATTGGTCAAGAGGGTTCTTAGTAATTGGAAGACGATAGATGATGAACTAGAGGCAATACCAGATGAATCAGATGATCTTGATCATGATGATAGTTGTGTAAG GGCTGCTGAGATCATCCTATATAAACTTCAAGAAATGGGCAAGATAACCAAAGATGATATTTCTCTTGTAAGAGCTGTAAGGGAGGAATTCGAACACCTTGACATTGATTGTTAA
- the LOC108994400 gene encoding two-pore potassium channel 1-like isoform X1: protein MVGNDAKVKGSMLSGLVIPTSQTNMTDARKRSRRLYQCSKSAKTRPGAPSTTSYTKSPILEKIDSTLMQVAIFSIVSLIEGTLCFYNLRPHMKGKKTNAFIDSVYFCIVTMATIGYGDLVPDSIFTKLLACALSFTGVAMVGLLLSNAAATLVKKHEDLLVKALDIYQNGGPTESTKDEVETINIGGRYKCLLVFMLLLVLIITGTTFLVTVEKLDLIDAFYCVSITITTLGYGDESFKTKGGRVFAVFWILASTITLAQFFACIADLNTGSRHRELVKRVLSNWKTIDDELEAIPDESDDLDHDDSCVRAAEIILYKLQEMGKITKDDISLVRAVREEFEHLDIDC from the exons ATGGTCGGCAATGATGCAAAAGTGAAAGGGTCCATGCTATCAGGATTAGTAATTCCTACGTCTCAAACAAACATGACAGATGCTCGCAAGAGATCAAGACGATTATATCAGTGTAGTAAAAGTGCCAAAACTAGACCTGGTGCTCCAAGTACTactagttatactaaatcacccATTTTAGAGAAAATAGACTCTACTCTAATGCAAGTAGCCATATTCTCTATTGTCTCTTTAATAGAAGGAACTTTGTGTTTTTACAACCTGAGGCCCCatatgaaaggaaagaaaaccaATGCATTTATTGACAGTGTCTACTTCTGCATTGTAACAATGGCCACAATTGGATATGGAGACCTTGTCCCTGATAGTATCTTCACAAAGCTACTAGCCTGTGCTCTTTCTTTCACAGGAGTGGCAATGGTTGGATTACTCTTGAGCAATGCAGCAGCCACTTTGGTTAAAAAGCATGAAGATTTGCTAGTAAAAGCTTTGGATATATACCAAAATGGTGGTCCAACTGAAAGTACTAAAGATGAAGTTGAGACAATTAATATTGGAGGAAGATACAAGTGTTTATTGGTATTTATGCTTCTTTTGGTGCTCATAATCACAGGGACAACCTTCCTAGTGACTGTTGAGAAGTTGGACCTAATTGATGCATTTtactgtgttagcattaccatCACAACTCTGGGATACGGAGATGAGAGCTTCAAAACCAAAGGAGGGCGTGTTTTTGCAGTGTTTTGGATACTTGCAAGTACTATTACTTTGGCTCAGTTTTTCGCCTGCATTGCTGACCTAAACACAGGGAGCAGACATAGGGAATTGGTCAAGAGGGTTCTTAGTAATTGGAAGACGATAGATGATGAACTAGAGGCAATACCAGATGAATCAGATGATCTTGATCATGATGATAGTTGTGTAAG GGCTGCTGAGATCATCCTATATAAACTTCAAGAAATGGGCAAGATAACCAAAGATGATATTTCTCTTGTAAGAGCTGTAAGGGAGGAATTCGAACACCTTGACATTGATTGTTAA
- the LOC108994412 gene encoding two-pore potassium channel 1, whose translation MASNGVREPLLSASLEPTAQKNKKGGLNRRRYRRCKSAPLAEFVPPEKDVISSTPNSDSNVGKEHPSFKKVAIFFAVYLGLGAVCFYLVRNQIEGKKTDGILDAVYFCIVTMTTVGYGDLVPDSALTKLLACAFVFTGMALIGLVLSKAADYLVEKQEISLVKAFNMRKKVGPFDILKEAETNRVKYKCITVFVLLMVLMVAGTTFLATVEKLELVDAFYCVCATITTLGYGDKSFSTKAGRAFAVVWILTSTITLAQFFLYLAELNTERRQRALVKWVLARKVTNVDLEAADLDDDGVVDAAEFILYKLKEMGKITEEDISLVMEEFEDLDVDQSGTLSVSDIMLAQSSRRER comes from the exons ATGGCCAGCAATGGTGTGAGAGAGCCCTTGTTGTCAGCATCACTGGAGCCCACAGCTCAGAAAAACAAGAAAGGAGGTCTGAATAGAAGAAGATATCGGCGATGTAAAAGTGCTCCTCTCGCAGAGTTTGTTCCTCCAGAGAAAGACGTGATCAGCTCGACTCCAAATTCCGACTCCAATGTTGGGAAAGAACACCCAAGTTTTAAGAAAGTAGCCATATTCTTCGCTGTGTATCTCGGTTTAGGAGCAGTATGCTTCTATCTTGTAAGGAACCAGATTGAGGGGAAGAAAACAGATGGGATTCTGGATGCTGTTTACTTCTGTATCGTGACAATGACCACTGTTGGATATGGAGACTTGGTGCCTGATAGCGCCCTTACAAAACTACTTGCTTGTGCTTTTGTTTTCACGGGAATGGCTTTGATTGGGCTAGTCCTGAGTAAAGCAGCAGATTATTTGGTAGAGAAGCAGGAAATATCACTTGTTAAAGCTTTCAATATGCGTAAAAAAGTTGGTCCCTTTGATATTCTGAAGGAGGCTGAGACCAACCGAGTGAAATACAAATGTATAACTGTCTTTGTCCTTCTTATGGTGCTCATGGTAGCTGGGACAACCTTCCTAGCTACTGTTGAGAAATTAGAACTTGTTGATGCATTTTATTGTGTCTGTGCTACCATCACAACCCTAGGATACGGAGATAAGAGCTTCTCTACTAAAGCGGGGCGTGCTTTTGCTGTCGTTTGGATATTGACAAGTACTATTACCTTGGCTCAGTTTTTTCTATACCTGGCTGAGTTAAACACTGAAAGAAGACAAAGGGCACTTGTCAAGTGGGTTCTTGCTCGAAAGGTGACAAATGTTGATCTTGAAGCAGCTGATCTTGATGATGATGGGGTTGTTGA TGCTGCTGAGTTCATCCTATATAAGCTGAAAGAGATGGGAAAGATAACTGAAGAAGACATTTCACTTGTAATGGAAGAGTTTGAAGATCTGGATGTTGATCAGTCTGGAACTTTGTCGGTATCTGATATAATGCTTGCTCAATCATCTAGACGAGAGAGGTGA
- the LOC108992106 gene encoding LOW QUALITY PROTEIN: uncharacterized protein LOC108992106 (The sequence of the model RefSeq protein was modified relative to this genomic sequence to represent the inferred CDS: inserted 1 base in 1 codon), translating to MDYSSAEVTCVLKVNSQCETCKRKVMEVLQSLRGVYNITMDVDQGTVKVIGRXNPNVLLRVLERYGKHAEVKWIRFEGEVRERGYNYYGENGFVPSPYHGMSCNYPVLGARYDYPPYGGGLDHYPLYDTCSHILPPPLQMYGPSLSPPTIYHPVALPFFPVPLGPQSKPRVDSNYESCMQM from the exons ATGGATTACTCCTCTGCAGAAGTG ACGTGTGTTCTTAAAGTGAATTCACAATGTGAGACGTGTAAGAGGAAGGTGATGGAAGTCTTGCAGAGCCTGCGTG GAGTTTACAACATAACGATGGATGTTGATCAAGGGACAGTGAAAGTTATTGGGA GTAATCCAAATGTACTTCTGAGGGTGTTGGAAAGATATGGTAAACATGCAGAGGTAAAATGGATTAGATTTGAAGGTGAGGTCAGGGAAAGAGGTTATAATTATTATGGAGAAAATGGATTTGTTCCTTCTCCATATCATGGGATGTCATGCAATTATCCAGTGTTGGGAGCTCGGTATGATTACCCACCATATGGAGGAGGGCTTGACCACTATCCATTGTATGACACCTGCAGCCACATCCTTCCACCACCGTTGCAAATGTATGGGCCATCACTGTCGCCACCGACAATTTATCATCCAGTAGCGCTGCCCTTTTTTCCTGTCCCATTAGGACCCCAATCAAAGCCCAGAGTGGATAGCAATTATGAAAGTTGCATGCAGATGTGA
- the LOC108994452 gene encoding myb-like protein X, producing MGEENAVAKVAETAANGTSLPEEMNKAATEEKEEKKGVEDMEEDMKNDEKYKAAKIDEDVEVKENKESKEENEKEVTEDQKTETMEEDASPNAKEVIEEKDKSKYKVDEKADVAEKKENEDDEKAESKAAKGSKKRRKGKTEEKAKEKTKEVKEKKEPEPRTPTIDRPVRERKSVERLVASIEKEAVKEFQIEKGRGTLLKDIPNVAFKLSRRKTDDTFKLLHTILFGRRGKAIQVKNNISQFSGFVWHENEEKQMIKVKEKFDKCNKEKLSEFCDVLDIPIAKATTRKEDIVAKLIDFLVAPHATNTVLLAEKEKSSKSSKKRKRVVRGSSSSGSAASKRSAKSQRKTEDTSKEEKKSSIEAEDKSDEEEKKEDEENEAEEDENGVPEKSEDEMPKHSENEGKIDSEDESEEEVEKHKRSSKTSTRKKETAGKAKTKKITVPTKSSIPPKGTPKKSSSKRSRGDDDNDTNPKAFSRTRKNEKVAAKEKASTQIRSVSREKSGKKAAKVKDKVKKEKLRPSDDKLRDAICEILKEVDFNTATFTDILKQLGKKFNRDLTPRKSSIKLMIQAELTKLADEADDEEDGEGDAEKDENQSFSQEVET from the exons ATGGGTGAGGAGAATGCAGTGGCCAAAGTTGCTGAGACAGCAGCAAATGGGACTAGCCTGCCAGAGGAAATGAATAAAGCTGCGACCGAGgagaaagaggagaaaaaggGAGTAGAAGACATGGAAGAAGATATGAAGAATGATGAGAAGTACAAGGCTGCGAAAATTGATGAAGATGTAGAAGtaaaagaaaacaaggaaagcaaagaagaaaatgaaaaagaagtaaCAGAGGATCAGAAAACAGAGACAATGGAAGAAGATGCTAGTCCAAATGCAAAAGAAGTGATTGAAGAAAAGGACAAGTCCAAATACAAAGTGGATGAAAAGGCTGATGTGGCcgagaagaaagaaaacgagGATGATGAGAAAGCAGAGAGTAAGGCAGCAAAGGGGTCAAAGAAGCGCAGGAAAGGAAAGACTGAAGAGAAAGCAAAAGAGAAGACAAAGGAAGTTAAAGAGAAGAAGGAGCCAGAGCCAAGGACTCCGACTATTGACCGCCCCGTACGTGAAAGGAAATCTGTTGAAAGGCTGGTGGCATCGATTGAGAAAGAAGCAGTCAAGGAATTCCAAATTGAAAag GGCCGTGGTACCCTACTTAAAGATATTCCTAATG TTGCATTCAAGCTATCAAGAAGAAAGACTGATGACACTTTCAAACTGCTTCATACAATTCTCTTTGGAAGGAGAGGGAAG GCTATTCAGGTCAAGAATAATATATCTCAGTTTTCTGGTTTTGTGTGGCATGAAAATGAG GAAAAACAGATGATCAAAgttaaagagaaatttgacaAGTGTAACAAAGAGAAGTTGTCGGAATTTTGTGATGTCCTTGACATTCCAATTGCCAAGGCCACTACAAGGAAG GAAGACATTGTTGCAAAGCTGATAGACTTTTTGGTGGCCCCTCATGCTACAAATACTGTGCTTCTTGCAGAAAAAGAGAAG TCAAGTAAATCCAGCAAAAAACGGAAGAGGGTGGTAAGAGGAAGTTCATCATCTGGAAGTGCAGCTTCAAAGCGTTCAGCAAAG AGCCAAAGAAAGACTGAGGATACAtcaaaagaggagaaaaagagttCAATTGAAGCGGAGGACAAGTCTGAcgaagaggaaaagaaagaggatgAAGAGAATGAAGCGGAGGAGGATGAGAATGGTGTTCCAGAAAAATCTGAGGATGAGATGCCTAAGCATTCTGAAAATGAGGGGAAAATTGATTCTGAAGATGAATCTGAAGAGGAGGTGGAGAAACACAAACGAAGTTCTAAAACATCAACTAGAAAAAAGGAAACTGCTGGGAAAGCTAAAACCAAGAAAATCACAGTTCCAACTAAATCCAGTATACCTCCTAAAGGAACACCCAAGAAATCATCTTCTAAACGCTCCAGGGGTGATGATGACAATGATACAAATCCAAAAGCATTCTCAAGGACgaggaaaaatgaaaaggttGCGGCAAAAGAAAAGGCTTCAACTCAAATTAGATCAGTCTCCAGGGAAAAATCTG GCAAAAAGGCTGCTAAAGTGAAGGACAAGGTCAAAAAAGAGAAACTCAGGCCAAGTGATGATAAGTTGAGGGATGCAATTTGTGAAATTCTTAAAGAAGTTGACTTTAATACG GCCACTTTTACCGATATCCTGAAGCAACTTG GTAAGAAGTTCAATAGGGATCTCACCCCAAGAAAGTCATCTATAAAGCTAATGATCCAGGCAGAGCTTACTAAACTGGCTGATGAGGCAGATGacgaagaagatggagaaggtGATGCCGAAAAAGATGAAAACCAGTCTTTCAGCCAAGAAGTGGAAACCTGA
- the LOC118349471 gene encoding glycine-rich cell wall structural protein-like has translation MIRALYFESEPESSLTGPCAVSVDKLPGAGLGGLLLDGNTTGASPGIAELDGMFAEASGAMPLAGTSAVSGGLAGVVLGEETGAGNRIGEGPFVDGLWVGETMGFGGLAGDFSGAMEGDLTGEVDGDFAGEMDGDFAGGFETGSGLVGVYVGGDTVGDFEGDAGEMEGEGA, from the coding sequence ATGATCCGTGCCTTGTACTTCGAATCCGAACCCGAGTCATCACTAACCGGACCTTGTGCAGTCTCCGTCGACAAACTCCCCGGCGCCGGACTCGGAGGACTACTGCTAGATGGAAACACTACTGGTGCCTCCCCAGGCATCGCAGAACTTGATGGAATGTTCGCCGAAGCCTCAGGAGCGATGCCACTTGCTGGAACGTCTGCCGTTTCGGGGGGGCTCGCGGGAGTGGTACTCGGAGAAGAAACCGGTGCAGGGAACCGTATTGGAGAAGGCCCATTTGTCGATGGACTCTGGGTCGGAGAAACGATGGGCTTTGGCGGACTTGCCGGAGACTTTTCCGGGGCAATGGAAGGAGATTTAACAGGTGAAGTCGACGGTGATTTCGCTGGCGAAATGGACGGAGATTTCGCCGGTGGGTTTGAAACGGGCTCAGGACTTGTTGGAGTGTACGTAGGCGGAGATACAGTCGGAGACTTCGAAGGCGATGCCGGAGAAATGGAAGGAGAAGGTGCCTGA
- the LOC108994483 gene encoding protein TIC 20-v, chloroplastic codes for MAISNLFYPLNSTLRPLLHSTFLNSSFAQLNLTKKSICPTRKPRRTHINAQSNGSGSADAPDRLISAVCYFYPFFDGIQYGKYVITQITPMQALIQPLVPAIRVFKSFPFNGFLVFLTLYFLVVRNRNFTRYVRFNTMQAIVLDVLLIFPDVLERSFNPRGGWGLDLLMSLDSTVFLFLLVSLLYGSSSCLLGQVPRLPIVAEAADRQVL; via the coding sequence ATGGCGATATCCAACCTTTTCTACCCACTAAATTCCACTCTCAGGCCCCTACTCCACTCCACGTTCCTTAATTCCTCTTTTGCACAACTTAACCTTACGAAGAAATCCATATGCCCAACCAGAAAACCCAGAAGAACACACATCAATGCCCAGTCCAATGGCAGCGGCTCAGCTGATGCCCCGGACCGCTTAATCTCAGCCGTATGTTACTTCTACCCCTTCTTTGATGGCATACAGTACGGAAAGTACGTTATCACCCAGATCACTCCCATGCAAGCTCTTATCCAGCCTTTGGTACCGGCTATAAGGGTCTTTAAGAGCTTTCCCTTTAATGGGTTCTTGGTGTTCTTGACCCTTTACTTCTTGGTTGTGAGGAACCGCAACTTTACTAGGTACGTGAGGTTCAATACCATGCAAGCTATTGTGCTTGATGTGCTACTGATTTTTCCTGATGTTTTGGAGAGAAGCTTCAATCCAAGGGGTGGGTGGGGCTTGGACTTGTTGATGAGCTTAGACAGCACTGTTTTTCTGTTCCTTCTGGTTTCTTTGCTTTATGGGTCTTCTTCTTGCTTGCTGGGTCAGGTGCCCAGATTACCCATTGTTGCTGAAGCTGCTGACAGGCAAGTTCTTTGA